A window of the Bacteriovorax sp. PP10 genome harbors these coding sequences:
- the hflX gene encoding GTPase HflX — translation MMDNEFNIDPDYRATLVSIVSPSFPDHQTESESRRSINELRELLRTLGLQTGEAHIQNKKEIDPASILGSGKLKEIAEAAEADGSKLLVFDFELTARQITNIRKLTGLSVVDRVHVILEIFAKHARTKEAKIQIEIARLQYMLPRLAGFWTHLNRQRGGVGVLGGEGEKQIELDRRIIRDRIEFYKEELVTLEKQRQVRKKRRENQAVTAALVGYTNAGKSSIMNRLCRVEILEENKLFATLDSTYRMLNPDTKPPMIMIDTVGFISNLPNTLIDGFKTTLESALEADLLIIVCDISDPHYEKQLSVTYEVLKELKVEEKETIIVFNKKDQCDDELLKKIVLRKYPGSFLVSSYDPEDMTALRKHIVEYFLAKQEHFDLFIPYEDGAAHSAVMSKTNVVNTSNHEKGIFYRIRVPDFIFGNLGVQKYILGPNDPRLEETDWTTI, via the coding sequence ATGATGGATAACGAATTTAATATTGATCCCGATTACCGCGCGACACTGGTGTCTATAGTGTCTCCAAGCTTTCCTGATCATCAGACGGAAAGTGAATCGCGAAGATCTATTAACGAACTTAGAGAGCTTCTAAGAACGCTTGGACTTCAGACCGGTGAAGCTCATATTCAGAATAAAAAAGAAATTGATCCTGCCAGCATTTTAGGGTCGGGAAAATTAAAAGAGATCGCAGAAGCTGCAGAAGCTGATGGATCAAAACTTTTAGTGTTCGACTTTGAATTAACGGCACGTCAGATTACGAATATCAGAAAACTAACTGGTTTATCTGTCGTTGACCGCGTTCACGTTATTTTAGAAATCTTTGCTAAACACGCTCGCACTAAAGAAGCAAAAATCCAAATCGAAATTGCCCGTCTTCAATACATGCTTCCTCGCCTTGCCGGATTCTGGACCCATTTAAACCGTCAGCGTGGTGGTGTTGGTGTTCTTGGTGGAGAGGGTGAAAAGCAGATCGAGTTAGATAGACGTATCATTCGTGACCGCATCGAGTTCTATAAAGAAGAACTTGTGACCTTAGAAAAACAAAGACAGGTAAGAAAAAAACGCCGCGAGAATCAAGCCGTTACAGCTGCACTTGTCGGTTATACCAACGCTGGAAAATCTTCGATCATGAATCGTCTTTGCCGCGTGGAAATTCTGGAAGAAAACAAACTGTTTGCAACTCTTGATTCAACATACAGAATGCTGAACCCTGATACGAAACCACCAATGATTATGATTGATACGGTAGGATTTATTTCCAACCTTCCCAACACTCTTATTGATGGTTTTAAAACGACTCTAGAGTCTGCTCTGGAAGCAGATCTCTTAATTATTGTTTGTGATATCTCTGACCCTCACTACGAAAAGCAATTGAGTGTGACGTATGAGGTTTTAAAAGAACTAAAAGTTGAAGAAAAAGAAACGATTATTGTCTTTAACAAAAAAGATCAATGTGATGATGAACTACTGAAGAAGATTGTTTTAAGAAAATATCCTGGAAGCTTTTTAGTTTCTAGTTATGATCCGGAAGACATGACAGCTCTAAGAAAGCACATCGTTGAGTACTTCCTTGCCAAGCAAGAGCACTTTGACCTTTTCATTCCTTATGAAGATGGAGCTGCTCACTCTGCAGTGATGTCAAAGACCAACGTGGTGAATACAAGTAATCATGAAAAAGGGATTTTCTATCGCATCCGAGTTCCAGATTTTATTTTTGGAAATTTAGGCGTGCAGAAATATATCCTAGGGCCTAACGACCCTCGATTAGAAGAGACTGACTGGACTACGATTTAA
- the panC gene encoding pantoate--beta-alanine ligase has protein sequence MIKLFNNRKDFDYFRNSLTTQSIGLVPTMGNLHKGHISLLEKAIEENDVAIVTIYVNPKQFGPNEDFDKYPRTLDDDIAKISAVALLLDKKKEIVVYAPNTDEGIYPEGFSTNISMGPMTQKLEGAVRPTHFDGVTTVVYRLFTITKAHQAYFGQKDVQQCLIIKKMVHDLEIPIKINIMPIIRNSEGLALSSRNQYLSESERVEALVLPHTLQKIEKLIRTKQDYKTFVYEAKANDKKWDYLEILDSKNLEMPTDKTQEVVIVAAYRMSSARLLDNILVTIASTGK, from the coding sequence ATGATTAAATTATTCAATAACAGAAAAGATTTTGATTACTTTAGAAACTCGCTTACGACTCAATCTATTGGACTCGTTCCAACGATGGGGAATTTGCATAAAGGTCATATCTCACTTCTGGAAAAAGCTATCGAAGAAAACGATGTGGCCATCGTGACCATTTACGTGAACCCAAAACAATTTGGACCGAACGAAGATTTTGATAAATACCCACGCACGCTTGATGATGACATCGCCAAGATTTCAGCAGTGGCGCTTTTACTAGACAAGAAAAAAGAAATTGTCGTTTATGCTCCGAATACTGACGAAGGTATTTACCCTGAAGGTTTTTCAACAAACATTTCCATGGGACCCATGACTCAGAAGCTTGAAGGAGCTGTCCGCCCTACTCACTTTGATGGTGTGACAACTGTCGTGTACCGCTTGTTTACGATCACGAAAGCTCACCAAGCCTACTTTGGACAAAAAGATGTTCAGCAGTGTTTGATCATTAAAAAGATGGTTCATGATCTAGAGATCCCAATCAAGATCAACATCATGCCGATTATCAGAAACTCAGAAGGATTAGCTCTTTCATCTCGCAATCAGTATTTAAGTGAGAGTGAAAGAGTGGAAGCTCTTGTGCTACCTCATACTCTGCAGAAAATTGAGAAGTTGATTCGCACGAAACAAGATTACAAAACATTTGTCTATGAAGCGAAAGCGAATGATAAAAAATGGGACTACTTAGAAATTCTGGATTCAAAAAATCTAGAGATGCCCACAGATAAAACTCAAGAAGTCGTCATTGTGGCAGCTTATAGAATGAGTTCAGCGAGACTATTGGATAATATCCTGGTCACTATAGCTTCTACAGGAAAATAA
- the coaBC gene encoding bifunctional phosphopantothenoylcysteine decarboxylase/phosphopantothenate--cysteine ligase CoaBC yields the protein MRILLGVSGSISAYKALDIARGLFKNGHEVKVILTNGALKFVIPEVFTYLGVQDVYKSQDDFSHKNVLHVDLARWCDVFVVAPASANTLSKLAQGRADDLLSSVFLALEPHKNVLLFPAMNSVMLAHPFTQQNLEDIKKLRTLNNLFISPTDAGILACEEVGLGKLPSVDEIIEMIPTMIRPLKFPTQKTILATTGATIVPLDPVRYLTNSSSGITGFYLAEAALKEGHKVIMIAGAHSTAKLNLFSKHPNFRLVRAKTVEDMKNAVLAELPHADLYISSAAISDIEFDVSDEKIKKDTMGDHLKIKPACDILKTVIEKKSPTLKIVGFAAETDPSDAVLNKKMQSKPVDLLVGTKVNNGLTKDQQITGFNVDFAEYRLLSPKGFTFEGILTKRELAHKIILQFFPPN from the coding sequence ATGAGAATATTGTTAGGCGTAAGCGGCTCAATCTCCGCATATAAAGCATTGGACATTGCCAGAGGGCTCTTCAAAAACGGGCACGAAGTTAAAGTTATTTTAACTAACGGTGCACTTAAATTTGTTATCCCGGAAGTCTTCACTTACCTAGGCGTGCAAGACGTTTATAAATCACAAGATGATTTCTCTCACAAAAATGTTTTGCATGTTGATCTTGCAAGATGGTGTGATGTTTTTGTTGTAGCACCAGCTTCGGCCAATACACTTTCGAAATTAGCACAGGGGCGCGCGGATGATTTATTGTCATCTGTTTTTCTTGCGCTTGAGCCCCATAAAAATGTTTTATTATTTCCAGCGATGAACTCTGTGATGCTCGCTCATCCTTTCACGCAACAAAATCTTGAAGACATTAAAAAACTCAGAACACTTAATAATCTTTTTATTTCTCCTACTGACGCCGGTATTCTTGCTTGTGAAGAAGTGGGTCTTGGAAAACTTCCAAGTGTGGATGAAATTATTGAGATGATTCCGACAATGATCAGGCCATTAAAATTTCCTACTCAAAAAACAATTCTGGCGACAACTGGAGCGACGATTGTTCCTCTTGATCCGGTTAGATACTTAACGAACTCTTCATCAGGAATTACTGGATTCTATCTGGCAGAAGCGGCACTGAAAGAAGGTCATAAAGTGATTATGATCGCTGGAGCACACTCGACAGCGAAGCTTAATCTTTTTTCTAAGCATCCTAACTTTAGACTAGTGAGAGCAAAGACTGTTGAAGATATGAAGAATGCTGTTTTAGCTGAACTGCCTCATGCTGACCTCTACATCAGCTCTGCTGCGATCTCAGACATTGAGTTTGATGTTTCAGACGAGAAGATTAAAAAAGATACAATGGGCGATCATTTAAAAATTAAACCGGCCTGTGATATTTTAAAAACTGTTATTGAAAAAAAATCTCCTACTTTAAAAATTGTAGGTTTTGCTGCTGAGACAGATCCAAGTGATGCTGTCTTAAATAAAAAGATGCAATCAAAACCAGTGGATCTTTTAGTGGGAACGAAAGTAAATAATGGTCTGACAAAAGATCAGCAAATTACTGGTTTCAATGTAGACTTCGCTGAATACAGACTCCTGTCACCTAAAGGATTTACTTTTGAAGGGATCCTCACAAAACGTGAACTGGCCCACAAGATTATCCTTCAATTTTTCCCACCTAATTAA
- a CDS encoding radical SAM/SPASM domain-containing protein produces MNKFKRVYIEISNICNLQCSFCPVVDRDKKVMNESMFERIVNDVAPHTEQICLHLMGEPLAHPEFEKIIEHCEKAGVKINLTTNGILLNRYKKLLSTSPAFHQINFSIHAFKDNFKNKDINPYLLDILNFSKESQELRPELYINYRLWNIFETTTQNDSNSDILKTIANFFEVEIKEDIDVGSIKSKRIYKRVYLHFDSRFEWPSPLMPKQSEVGFCHGVTSHVGIHADGTVVACCLDKEARLDLGKMPEKSLSEILMGQRARNMREGFAQKKLVEDLCQRCTFIKRFQSVKSQQHVI; encoded by the coding sequence ATGAACAAATTCAAACGCGTTTATATTGAGATCAGTAATATTTGCAATCTTCAGTGCTCTTTTTGCCCTGTGGTAGATCGCGATAAGAAAGTTATGAACGAGTCAATGTTCGAGCGCATCGTTAATGATGTGGCCCCACATACAGAACAAATTTGTTTACACCTGATGGGTGAACCTCTGGCCCATCCTGAGTTTGAAAAAATCATCGAGCATTGTGAAAAAGCTGGCGTGAAAATCAATCTTACGACCAACGGAATTTTATTAAACCGTTACAAAAAATTGTTATCAACGTCGCCTGCTTTCCACCAAATCAATTTTTCAATTCATGCTTTTAAAGACAATTTTAAAAACAAAGATATCAATCCATATTTACTCGATATTTTGAATTTCTCGAAGGAGTCCCAAGAGCTTCGTCCTGAGCTTTATATCAATTATCGCCTATGGAACATCTTTGAAACGACAACTCAAAATGATTCGAACTCAGATATTTTAAAAACCATCGCTAATTTTTTTGAAGTTGAAATCAAAGAAGATATCGATGTTGGATCCATTAAAAGTAAACGCATTTATAAGCGCGTTTACCTGCATTTTGACTCGCGCTTTGAGTGGCCTTCTCCACTTATGCCGAAACAATCAGAAGTTGGTTTTTGCCATGGTGTAACCTCTCACGTTGGGATTCATGCTGATGGGACAGTGGTTGCTTGCTGTCTTGATAAGGAAGCTCGCCTTGACCTGGGGAAAATGCCAGAAAAAAGCCTATCCGAGATCCTTATGGGTCAAAGGGCCAGAAACATGAGAGAAGGCTTTGCGCAAAAAAAACTGGTCGAAGATTTGTGCCAGCGTTGTACCTTTATAAAGAGATTTCAATCAGTTAAGTCTCAACAACACGTTATTTAA
- a CDS encoding SAM-dependent methyltransferase — MSQNQEQAAPNFYYFLCNPGSEKFLKEEIRLIYPELVFAYSTEGFVTFKETRRLGKTLRPVFCRHFGRFLKRGSLAEVSEGVGKHLFYSLQGEIFETYPYQNGDWVTEIIKVSETQYYLGEFKASILTAPSAGGFSTATLPEQSPSRAYLKVIDGMNYMGLKLPANDYALEVGSSPGGATYALLEMGLRVEGIDPGEMAPICLNHPKFIHHRESIQDFHVSSMKDHVQWLYVDMNLPPEGSLREIEKVVDAIRPSLKGAFITLKMTKFELVSRVPMYLNIMGKMGLKVVMATQLPSHKQEFLVYCE, encoded by the coding sequence ATGTCACAAAACCAAGAACAAGCCGCTCCAAACTTTTACTATTTCCTGTGTAATCCAGGTTCAGAAAAATTCTTAAAAGAAGAGATCAGGCTTATTTATCCAGAACTTGTTTTCGCCTACTCAACAGAGGGGTTTGTGACTTTTAAAGAAACCAGACGCTTAGGTAAAACACTGCGCCCGGTTTTCTGCCGCCACTTCGGAAGATTCCTAAAAAGAGGGTCTTTAGCTGAGGTTAGCGAGGGGGTAGGTAAACATCTTTTCTATTCACTTCAAGGTGAAATTTTTGAAACATACCCGTACCAAAATGGTGACTGGGTTACTGAAATTATCAAAGTTTCTGAAACTCAATATTACTTAGGTGAATTCAAGGCCAGCATCCTGACAGCTCCATCTGCAGGTGGATTTTCAACTGCTACATTGCCAGAACAATCTCCATCGCGCGCTTATTTAAAAGTGATCGATGGAATGAATTATATGGGATTAAAACTTCCCGCAAATGACTACGCTCTTGAAGTTGGATCTAGTCCTGGTGGAGCAACGTATGCACTACTGGAAATGGGTTTAAGAGTAGAGGGGATTGATCCAGGTGAGATGGCACCGATTTGTTTAAATCATCCAAAGTTTATTCATCATAGAGAATCAATTCAGGATTTTCATGTGTCTTCAATGAAAGATCATGTTCAATGGTTGTATGTTGATATGAACCTTCCACCAGAAGGATCGTTACGTGAAATTGAAAAAGTAGTCGATGCTATTAGACCTTCTTTGAAAGGTGCTTTCATTACGCTTAAGATGACAAAATTCGAATTAGTTTCACGAGTACCGATGTATTTAAACATCATGGGAAAGATGGGACTAAAAGTTGTTATGGCAACTCAGCTACCTTCGCATAAGCAAGAGTTTTTAGTTTATTGTGAATAA
- a CDS encoding DedA family protein, with protein sequence MTFFAQYAHSPLLIYSIVATMMFLSSFGLPLPEEVTIVALGLMVHMGKYPDQYPPPPGISVQPLNLYTAMAVCFFSIMVSDSIVYWVGRKFGASPLVHKLFRKFLGEHSLEKSRTMIHKHRFLVPAIFRFTPGVRFPGHLSCGMMGISIWTFLAADGLAALISVPTQVYLFATYGEVILSTIKQIKHYALIIALIAVAIFIVVKLKQKVFGKKDPVPEAEV encoded by the coding sequence ATGACATTCTTTGCGCAGTATGCGCATTCTCCATTACTCATCTACAGCATCGTTGCAACAATGATGTTCCTGTCGAGTTTTGGATTACCTCTTCCGGAAGAAGTCACTATCGTTGCATTAGGCCTTATGGTTCACATGGGAAAATACCCAGACCAATATCCGCCACCTCCAGGTATTTCAGTTCAACCTCTCAATCTTTACACTGCCATGGCCGTCTGTTTTTTCTCCATAATGGTTAGCGACAGCATCGTCTATTGGGTCGGACGAAAATTTGGTGCAAGTCCTCTTGTTCATAAATTATTCAGAAAGTTTTTAGGCGAGCACTCACTTGAAAAATCTCGTACGATGATTCACAAGCATCGTTTTTTAGTTCCTGCCATTTTTCGTTTCACTCCCGGTGTACGTTTCCCCGGACACTTAAGCTGCGGGATGATGGGAATTTCGATTTGGACATTCCTTGCGGCCGACGGTCTTGCTGCTCTTATTTCAGTACCAACACAAGTCTATCTTTTTGCCACATACGGTGAAGTAATTCTGTCGACTATTAAGCAGATCAAACACTATGCACTTATAATTGCATTGATCGCTGTTGCAATTTTTATAGTCGTAAAATTGAAACAAAAGGTATTCGGCAAAAAGGATCCAGTTCCAGAGGCCGAAGTCTAA
- a CDS encoding phospholipase D-like domain-containing protein: MTKKLNLTAVCLLAVLTGCAVTPVHRDPSSTISSKSWEELRDLKQRKVELSALSVHFQKKKNEVQLKKIQSEQKNIDQKITEIEGTMTAFEDRSLHSIPSSSVDWRGEKENLELSDLRLYELSKNVQFSVSTYEARETTVRISHKFFTKLGMKREDDGKRGKAADNNPKKEAPVIKFTIKCDAPSEVKLGGLTKKIKANSDFSFVLADTKMSQGGAKEFKFHKDMNSCAVRFASSLDNSKKEYGFSIVNETKKLKSLESLLRTTEVCSLKSDTGKFIDTTEFTSMTCPKKYDSIKILPEPEDSLHARAIALTGKDLPEDFVKNGNPYAELDFSKAPKFDAILVSYLVFRADFYGTLLGRLLAYHADRGTVVRILVSDVIALDKDSAMFEKLMAEHPNMKVVKYRFDTSEQGGAWISEFHRTNHVKIFAGYSKENPQDSFAIVGGRNIHDGFVFKKPVDVSKFPEIVSYQEGGDESWAYWRDFEMVIHGQDFIESVVRNYMNFYHINKDNLTMKLSSVAIQKANAQDAEEESLRHYVSIPFKDEPNLNLFYARMVDTAKKKILISSPYFRPVKEIGEALDRAIQRGVDITIITRLDLEGDTADFILGAVNKDGVNRFLDKVKVYEYTEPKVILHSKLLMVDDEFSFISSVNLNKRSFYHDLENGVVVNDSNFTKQMGSLYKEYMKISRQLTEQQKIVFWKKWIITIFDKVL, translated from the coding sequence ATGACAAAAAAATTAAATTTAACAGCAGTCTGTCTTTTGGCCGTGCTTACTGGTTGCGCAGTCACACCGGTACACAGAGACCCGAGTTCAACCATCTCATCTAAAAGTTGGGAAGAGCTTCGCGATCTTAAACAAAGAAAAGTAGAGTTGTCTGCCCTCAGCGTACATTTTCAAAAAAAGAAAAATGAAGTTCAATTGAAAAAGATTCAAAGTGAACAAAAAAATATCGATCAAAAGATAACTGAAATCGAAGGGACAATGACGGCCTTTGAAGACAGGTCTCTTCACAGTATTCCAAGCTCATCAGTAGACTGGCGTGGAGAAAAAGAGAATCTGGAGCTCTCTGATTTACGTTTATATGAGTTGAGTAAAAATGTTCAATTCTCAGTTTCAACTTATGAAGCTCGCGAAACTACAGTTAGGATTTCTCACAAATTTTTCACGAAATTAGGAATGAAAAGAGAGGATGATGGAAAGCGCGGAAAAGCAGCTGACAATAATCCGAAGAAAGAAGCTCCAGTGATAAAATTCACTATTAAGTGTGATGCACCTTCTGAAGTAAAACTTGGGGGCCTGACAAAAAAGATAAAGGCCAATAGCGATTTTTCATTTGTACTAGCTGATACAAAAATGTCTCAAGGTGGAGCGAAAGAATTCAAATTCCATAAAGACATGAACTCATGCGCTGTTAGGTTTGCAAGCTCATTAGATAATTCTAAAAAAGAATATGGCTTTTCTATTGTTAACGAGACGAAGAAATTAAAATCTCTTGAGTCTCTTCTTCGTACAACTGAAGTCTGTTCACTTAAGAGTGATACGGGAAAATTCATTGATACAACTGAATTTACCAGTATGACTTGCCCGAAGAAATACGACTCAATTAAAATTCTTCCAGAGCCGGAAGACAGTCTTCATGCCAGAGCGATTGCCTTAACCGGAAAAGATTTACCGGAAGATTTCGTAAAAAATGGTAACCCGTATGCTGAGCTTGATTTTTCCAAGGCCCCAAAGTTTGATGCCATTTTAGTTTCATACCTGGTGTTCCGTGCAGACTTCTATGGAACGCTTTTGGGAAGACTACTTGCTTACCACGCTGATCGTGGAACAGTTGTTCGTATTCTTGTTTCAGACGTAATCGCTCTTGATAAAGACTCTGCCATGTTTGAAAAACTGATGGCCGAACACCCAAATATGAAAGTCGTAAAATACAGATTCGATACATCTGAACAAGGTGGAGCATGGATTTCTGAATTCCACCGTACAAACCACGTTAAGATTTTTGCTGGTTACTCAAAAGAAAATCCACAAGACTCTTTTGCGATCGTTGGTGGACGTAACATTCACGATGGTTTTGTTTTCAAAAAACCAGTTGATGTTTCTAAGTTTCCTGAAATCGTAAGTTATCAAGAAGGTGGAGATGAATCATGGGCCTATTGGAGAGACTTTGAAATGGTCATCCACGGTCAGGATTTTATCGAGAGTGTAGTGAGAAACTACATGAACTTCTACCACATCAATAAAGACAACTTAACAATGAAGTTATCAAGTGTGGCCATTCAAAAGGCCAATGCACAGGATGCTGAAGAAGAAAGTTTAAGACACTATGTTTCGATTCCTTTTAAAGATGAGCCGAACCTGAATTTATTTTATGCACGTATGGTTGATACTGCTAAAAAGAAAATTCTCATCAGCTCACCGTATTTTAGACCGGTAAAAGAAATCGGTGAAGCATTAGACCGCGCGATTCAAAGAGGAGTGGATATCACAATTATCACTCGCCTTGACCTTGAAGGGGATACTGCTGATTTTATTTTAGGCGCTGTTAATAAAGATGGTGTGAATCGTTTCTTGGATAAAGTAAAAGTTTACGAGTATACAGAGCCGAAAGTTATTCTTCACTCAAAGCTTCTAATGGTTGATGATGAATTCTCTTTTATCAGTTCAGTTAATTTAAATAAGAGAAGCTTCTATCACGACTTAGAAAACGGTGTAGTGGTTAACGATAGTAATTTTACTAAACAGATGGGATCTCTTTATAAAGAGTATATGAAAATTTCTCGTCAGTTAACTGAGCAGCAGAAGATTGTATTTTGGAAGAAATGGATAATTACAATATTTGATAAGGTTTTATAA
- a CDS encoding methylated-DNA--[protein]-cysteine S-methyltransferase, whose amino-acid sequence MLHYKTMKSPIGKITLVSSNEALVALYCNDELMPKKDLAKKNDAHKILNLAEQQLNEYFDGRRKTFELPLNPEGTEFQSKAWSALLKIPYGEIWSYGKQAEYLKAPKAQRAVGGANGRNPIPVIIPCHRVIGSTGKLTGFSGGMSMKVYLLKLEGHQVDADALKIL is encoded by the coding sequence ATGTTGCATTATAAAACGATGAAATCTCCCATTGGAAAAATCACTCTAGTCTCTTCTAATGAAGCGCTTGTTGCCTTGTACTGCAATGATGAGTTAATGCCAAAAAAGGATCTCGCAAAGAAGAATGATGCCCATAAAATTTTGAATCTTGCAGAACAACAATTGAACGAATACTTCGACGGCCGACGTAAAACATTTGAACTTCCCTTGAATCCTGAAGGTACAGAATTCCAGAGCAAAGCATGGAGTGCCCTATTGAAAATTCCTTATGGTGAAATATGGAGCTACGGTAAACAGGCCGAGTATTTAAAAGCGCCAAAGGCCCAAAGAGCTGTTGGTGGTGCCAATGGGAGAAATCCAATTCCGGTGATTATTCCCTGTCATCGCGTGATTGGTTCAACGGGAAAGTTGACTGGTTTTTCAGGTGGGATGAGTATGAAAGTTTACTTGTTAAAACTTGAAGGGCATCAGGTTGATGCTGATGCCCTGAAGATATTATAA
- a CDS encoding OmpA family protein: MFKKMVAVLALTAAFAQSASAYDLSHKFGLGISGGYSIPVFGNPFNSSADADINYGVYGRYHFNDSFNLEFGVSRSEFDKTDVRFDNINLLGVWRLAGSSDITPIAGLGVAGTRIKNFTPKSMKLSGLARLGVEFGITQWFSVGLLADYQYVSKLMGDMPNTKAHVVTPQLALTWYFGGSDNSASAYKEAEPAPMKEEVKEAPKAAALVDESQLDSDDDGVKDPEDRCPSTPIGSKVNSIGCSVEEKATMTINVEFGSGKSTLAPKYNDHMKEVATFLKKYSEVNVQIEGYTDNTGSEKKNIALSQARANAVMNALVKQGVAKSRLTAKGFGPADPIADNSTAEGRQTNRRVVAVLSSK; the protein is encoded by the coding sequence ATGTTTAAAAAAATGGTAGCGGTGCTTGCACTAACAGCAGCATTTGCACAATCGGCTTCAGCTTACGATTTGTCTCATAAATTTGGACTTGGTATTTCTGGTGGGTACTCAATTCCAGTTTTCGGAAATCCATTTAATTCATCTGCAGACGCTGACATTAATTACGGTGTTTATGGGCGTTACCACTTCAATGATTCTTTCAATTTGGAATTTGGTGTTTCTCGCTCTGAGTTCGATAAAACAGATGTTCGTTTTGATAACATCAATCTTCTTGGTGTTTGGAGACTTGCTGGAAGCAGCGATATTACTCCAATCGCAGGACTTGGGGTTGCTGGAACAAGAATTAAAAATTTCACACCAAAGAGTATGAAACTTTCAGGCCTTGCTCGTCTTGGAGTTGAATTCGGTATCACTCAATGGTTCTCAGTTGGTCTACTGGCAGACTACCAATACGTTTCAAAACTTATGGGTGATATGCCAAATACAAAAGCACACGTAGTAACTCCACAACTTGCTCTTACTTGGTACTTCGGTGGAAGCGACAACTCTGCTTCTGCTTACAAAGAAGCTGAACCAGCTCCAATGAAAGAAGAAGTAAAAGAAGCTCCAAAAGCAGCAGCTTTAGTTGATGAAAGCCAATTAGACTCTGATGATGATGGTGTAAAAGATCCAGAAGACAGATGTCCAAGTACTCCAATTGGATCAAAAGTTAATTCTATTGGTTGTTCAGTTGAAGAAAAAGCAACGATGACAATCAATGTAGAGTTCGGGAGTGGAAAATCGACTCTTGCTCCAAAATATAACGATCATATGAAAGAAGTGGCTACATTCTTAAAAAAGTACAGCGAAGTTAACGTTCAAATCGAAGGTTACACTGATAATACTGGGTCAGAGAAAAAGAACATCGCTTTATCTCAAGCTCGTGCAAACGCTGTTATGAACGCTCTTGTAAAACAGGGTGTTGCAAAAAGTCG